A portion of the Oncorhynchus clarkii lewisi isolate Uvic-CL-2024 chromosome 27, UVic_Ocla_1.0, whole genome shotgun sequence genome contains these proteins:
- the LOC139385778 gene encoding protein PFC0760c-like translates to MKVHRTGVKGREESGIREGSPYIEQERRVEYERAAHNNSDDDDDDDDHQDNNSDDDDDADDHQEYNSCDDDHQDNTSGDDDDDHQDNNSDEDNDYQDKIDDDDHQDNNSFDDDDDHQDYNSGDDDDDHQHNNSAAAAADDHKDNNSEDDDDDDHQDNNSGDDDDNDHQDNNSGDEDDDDDHQDNNSDDDDDDDHQDNNSEDDDDDDDDDDHQDNKVMMMMMITKTTTVMIDDDDDHLDNNSDDDDDDDHQDSNSDDDDDDDDHQDTSSDIDDDDNHQDNTSGDDDDDHQDNNSDLDDDDHQDNKCDDDDADHQDNNSDDDDDHEDNNCDDDDDDDDADDHQEHNSCDDDHQDNTSGDDDDDHQDNNSDLDDDDHQDNKCDDDDADHQDNNSDDDDDHEDNNCDDDDDDDDDADDHQEHNSCDDDHQDNTSGDDDDDDDDDHQDNNSDEDNDYQDKIDDDDEYQNNSDDDDDDHQDNSDDDDHQDNNSDDDDCQDNKVMMMMMITNTTTVMMMMITKTTTVMIDDDDDDDDDDDHQDNNSEDDDDDDDDDDDHQDNNSGDDDDDDDHQDNNSCDEDDDDHQDNNSDDDDDDDDDDDVMITKTTTVMMMMIAKTTK, encoded by the exons ATGAAAGTACATAGAACAGGagtgaagggaagagaggagagtggaataCGAGAGGGCAGCCCGTAcatagaacaggagaggagagtggaataCGAGAGGGCAGCCC acaacaacagtgatgatgatgatgatgatgatgatcaccaAGACAAcaacagtgatgatgatgatgatgctgatgatcaCCAAGAATACAACAGTTGTGATGATGATCACCAAGACAACaccagtggtgatgatgatgatgatcaccaAGACAACAACAGTGATGAGGATAATGATTACCAAGACAaaattgatgatgatgatcaccAAGACAACAACAgttttgatgatgatgatgatcaccaAGACTACaacagtggtgatgatgatgatgatcaccaacacaacaacagtgctgctgctgctgctgatgatcacaaagacaacaacagtgaggatgatgatgatgatgatcaccaAGACAACaacagtggtgatgatgatgataatgatcaCCAAGACAACAACAgtggtgatgaggatgatgatgatgatcaccaAGACAACAAcagcgatgatgatgatgatgatgatcaccaAGACAACAACAgcgaagatgatgatgatgatgatgatgatgatgatcaccaAGACAAcaaagtgatgatgatgatgatgatcaccaAGACAACAACAgtgatgat tgatgatgatgatgatcacctagacaacaacagtgatgatgatgatgatgatgatcaccaAGACAGcaacagtgatgatgatgatgatgatgatgatcaccaAGACACCAGCAgtgatattgatgatgatgataatcaCCAAGACAACaccagtggtgatgatgatgatgatcatcaAGACAACAACAGTGAtcttgatgatgatgatcaccAAGACAAcaagtgtgatgatgatgatgccgaCCACCAAGACAAcaacagtgatgatgatgatgatcacgaAGACAACaactgtgatgatgatgatgatgatgatgatgctgatgatcaCCAAGAACACAACAGTTGTGATGATGATCACCAAGACAACaccagtggtgatgatgatgatgatcatcaAGACAACAACAGTGAtcttgatgatgatgatcaccAAGACAAcaagtgtgatgatgatgatgccgaCCACCAAGACAAcaacagtgatgatgatgatgatcacgaAGACAACaactgtgatgatgatgatgatgatgatgatgatgctgatgatcaCCAAGAACACAACAGTTGTGATGATGATCACCAAGACAACaccagtggtgatgatgatgatgatgatgatgatgatcaccaAGACAACAACAGTGATGAGGATAATGATTACCAAGACAaaattgatgatgatgatgaataccAAAAcaacagtgatgatgatgatgatgatcaccaAGAcaacagtgatgatgatgatcaccAAGACAAcaacagtgatgatgatgattgccAAGACAAcaaagtgatgatgatgatgatgatcaccaacacaacaacagtgatgatgatgatgatcaccaAGACAACAACAgtgatgat tgatgatgatgatgatgatgatgatgatgatgatcaccaAGACAACAAcagtgaggatgatgatgatgatgatgatgatgatgatgatcaccaAGACAACaacagtggtgatgatgatgatgatgatgatcaccaAGACAACAACAGttgtgatgaggatgatgatgatcacCAAGACAACAAcagcgatgatgatgatgatgatgatgatgatgatgatgttatgATCACCAAGACAAcaacagtgatgatgatgatgattgccAAGACAAcaaagtga